The following proteins are co-located in the Vigna angularis cultivar LongXiaoDou No.4 chromosome 2, ASM1680809v1, whole genome shotgun sequence genome:
- the LOC108329517 gene encoding L10-interacting MYB domain-containing protein isoform X2 produces the protein MSSPTSKATWTPGFHGIFVDLCLREMLKNEPGSTRITKVGWRNIVGSFYAKTGVRYEKKQFKNHYDSTRKLWKVWVKLTDDSNMKWDPETRTFGASEEDWQNYIKATPEAAQFQSKEIQFTDKLDIIFDGGNRVEEMKRWASLKWQNDASATSPLRGKEREKKRKHVGRDYESDSTIMVGCSPTPKASWTPAYHKMFVDLCIEETLNGNKNATHFTKEGWRNIVGSFNAKTGMRYDKKQIKNHYDSTRKLWKIWAKLIGDDKMKWDPHTNTFGASEEDWHNCIKAFPEAAQFRFKELQFSDKLRVVFDGAMPTEEMVAMIKRQNDASATLRGKEREKKRRNVGRDSGLKSAIMVNAIPISTVPSEQSMSSSSHPKVKAAWTPTVHKIFVDLCLQETLQGNKPGTHFTKEGWKNIMETFYAKTDLNYGRLQLKNHWDSTKEQWKIWCKLIGTNYMKWDPSNLRFEASEEDWNNYLQENPEASQFRLKELQFTDMLEAIFNGTTVTGETEPTAQQRKSDDSVITFPFHTKEPDTVNFDEKTECHCDAVASRIGVSIQKNASAVSSTEGKCNYSIGECIECLDRMEEIEQGSELYMFALDVFLKQEYREIFLQLKTPNLRISWLQRLQSSGPPPV, from the exons ATGTCCAGTCCGACTTCTAAAGCTACTTGGACACCTGGGTTCCATGGTATATTTGTTGATTTGTGCCTTCGAGAAATGCTGAAGAATGAACCCGGGTCGACGCGAATTACTAAGGTGGGTTGGAGGAACATTGTTGGATCCTTTTATGCCAAGACTGGTGTGAGATATGAAAAAAAGCAATTTAAGAATCACTATGATTCTACTAGAAAACTATGGAAAGTCTGGGTCAAGTTGACTGATGATAGCAACATGAAGTGGGATCCAGAAACGCGGACGTTTGGTGCTTCTGAGGAAGACTGGCAAAATTATATAAAG GCAACCCCAGAAGCTGCTCAGTTTCAGTCTAAGGAAATCCAGTTTACAGACAAACTCGATATCATCTTTGACGGAGGAAATCGAGTCGAGGAAATGAAAAGGTGGGCCAGTCTCAAATGGCAGAATGATGCTTCAGCTACATCTCCTTTGCGTGGAAAAGAGCGAGAGAAGAAACGCAAGCATGTTGGTAGGGATTATGAATCAGATAGTACCATTATGGTTGGCTGTTCTCCAACACCAAAAGCTTCTTGGACACCTGCATACCATAAAATGTTTGTTGACTTGTGCATCGAAGAAACGTTGAACGGGAACAAGAATGCTACACATTTTACCAAGGAGGGCTGGAGGAATATTGTCGGATCCTTTAATGCAAAGACTGGTATGAGATACGataagaaacaaattaaaaatcattatgaTTCAACTAGGAAACTATGGAAAATCTGGGCTAAGTTGATTGGTGATGATAAGATGAAATGGGACCCTCATACCAATACGTTTGGTGCTTCTGAGGAAGATTGGCACAATTGTATAAAA GCATTCCCAGAAGCTGCACAATTTCGGTTTAAGGAGCTCCAGTTTTCTGACAAATTACGTGTAGTCTTTGATGGAGCTATGCCAACTGAGGAAATGGTAGCAATGATTAAGAGGCAAAATGATGCCTCAGCTACATTGCGTGGAAAAGAGAGGGAGAAGAAACGTAGGAATGTTGGTCGGGATAGTGGATTAAAGAGTGCCATTATGGTTAATGCCATCCCAATCAGTACAGTTCCAAGTGAGCAGAGCATGTCCAGTTCATCACATCCCAAGGTCAAAGCTGCATGGACTCCTACGGTGCACAAGATCTTTGTTGATCTATGTCTGCAGGAGACGTTACAAGGGAATAAGCCCGGGACACATTTTACAAAGGAAGGTTGGAAAAACATTATGGAAACATTTTATGCAAAAACTGATTTAAATTATGGTAGATTACAACTTAAGAATCACTGGGATTCTACCAAGGAACAATGGAAAATTTGGTGTAAGCTTATTGGCACCAATTACATGAAATGGGATCCATCTAACCTGAGGTTTGAGGCTAGTGAAGAAGATTGGAACAACTATTTACAG GAAAATCCAGAAGCTTCACAATTTCGCTTAAAGGAGCTACAATTCACTGACATGTTGGAAGCCATCTTTAATGGAACTACTGTTACTGGAGAGACTGAACCTACGGCTCAACAAAGGAAAAGTGATGATAGTGTTATTACTTTCCCTTTTCACACAAAAGAACCTGATACTGTCAACTTTGACGAGAAAACTGAATGTCATTGTGATGCGGTTGCATCAAGAATTGGTGTAAGTATTCAAAAGAATGCTAGTGCAGTTTCATCCACTGAAGGCAAATGCAATTATAGCATCGGTGAGTGCATTGAATGCCTTGATAGAATGGAAGAAATAGAACAAGGAAGTGAGCTCTACATGTTTGCTTTAGATGTATTCCTTAAGCAGGAATATAGGGAAATTTTTCTGCAATTGAAAACGCCTAATCTGAGGATCTCGTGGTTGCAGCGGCTTCAGTCTAGCGGTCCGCCTCCGGTCTAG
- the LOC108329518 gene encoding uncharacterized protein At2g39920 isoform X3 produces MLIKYSSNTLYLVSQMIPSCQSKSAGVIELLNIKDYYSYCRLYSLHAALNNLEGYNLPTTCRNLGVQYIKGGQYARELDLTMSVIDDYFKNVKPLEDGLDVVLMDIDDIFPWNHSSNLFHRFYNDSTSNCIKEANNVKLMFVLRLYMYLQTGGWSIILLSREPRTYRNVTINHLVSAGFRSWSALIMRAEDSDPTKGYEYFCGQRNVVRKKGFRIKSIISSHMDAVTVRETGERNFLLPDPLCDKFVREHRY; encoded by the exons ATGCTCATCAAATACAGCAGCAACACTCTGTACCTAGTCTCTCAGATGATTCCG TCCTGTCAAAGTAAAAGCGCTGGAGTAATCGAGCTTCTAAATATAAAGGATTATTACAGTTATTGCAGGTTGTATTCTCTGCATGCTGCGCTCAATAACTTAGAAGGATACAATCTTCCTACAACATGCAGAAACCTGGGTGTTCAATATATCAAAGGAGGTCAATATGCCAGAGAGTTGGATTTGACTATGTCTGTGATTGACGATTACTTCAAGAATGTTAAACCTTTAGAGGATGGTTTGGATGTGGTTTTGATGGACATAGATGACATTTTCCCTTGGAATCACTCTTCCAATTTGTTTCACAG GTTTTATAATGACAGCACTAGCAACTGTATTAAAGAGGCAAACAATGTAAAGCTCATGTTTGTTTTAAGATTATACATGTACCTACAAACTGGTGGATGGTCTATAATTCTGTTATCAAGAGAACCTAGAACATACCGAAACGTCACCATTAATCATCTTGTCTCTGCGGGATTTAGAAGCTGGTCTGCCTTGATAATGAG AGCAGAAGATTCAGATCCTACGAAAGGGTATGAGTACTTTTGTGGCCAAAGGAATGTGGTAAGAAAGAAAGGCTTCCGAATAAAAAGCATCATAAGCAGCCATATGGATGCCGTGACCGTTCGAGAGACTGGAGAGCGAAATTTTTTACTTCCAGACCCTCTGTGTGACAAGTTTGTGAGAGAGCATAGATACTGA
- the LOC108329518 gene encoding uncharacterized protein At2g39920 isoform X1, with translation MLIKYSSNTLYLVSQMIPFFISCFAETRSHYELESGFFMKSFTATIFVASLVTLGVLLITLVISLVIMLQSCQSKSAGVIELLNIKDYYSYCRLYSLHAALNNLEGYNLPTTCRNLGVQYIKGGQYARELDLTMSVIDDYFKNVKPLEDGLDVVLMDIDDIFPWNHSSNLFHRFYNDSTSNCIKEANNVKLMFVLRLYMYLQTGGWSIILLSREPRTYRNVTINHLVSAGFRSWSALIMRAEDSDPTKGYEYFCGQRNVVRKKGFRIKSIISSHMDAVTVRETGERNFLLPDPLCDKFVREHRY, from the exons ATGCTCATCAAATACAGCAGCAACACTCTGTACCTAGTCTCTCAGATGATTCCG TTTTTTATTTCGTGTTTTGCAGAGACAAGAAGCCATTATGAGCTAGAGTCAGGATTCTTCATGAAATCGTTTACTGCAACAATCTTTGTTGCTTCACTTGTCACCCTTGGGGTTTTACTAATTACGTTGGTCATTTCCTTGGTGATTATGCTGCAGTCCTGTCAAAGTAAAAGCGCTGGAGTAATCGAGCTTCTAAATATAAAGGATTATTACAGTTATTGCAGGTTGTATTCTCTGCATGCTGCGCTCAATAACTTAGAAGGATACAATCTTCCTACAACATGCAGAAACCTGGGTGTTCAATATATCAAAGGAGGTCAATATGCCAGAGAGTTGGATTTGACTATGTCTGTGATTGACGATTACTTCAAGAATGTTAAACCTTTAGAGGATGGTTTGGATGTGGTTTTGATGGACATAGATGACATTTTCCCTTGGAATCACTCTTCCAATTTGTTTCACAG GTTTTATAATGACAGCACTAGCAACTGTATTAAAGAGGCAAACAATGTAAAGCTCATGTTTGTTTTAAGATTATACATGTACCTACAAACTGGTGGATGGTCTATAATTCTGTTATCAAGAGAACCTAGAACATACCGAAACGTCACCATTAATCATCTTGTCTCTGCGGGATTTAGAAGCTGGTCTGCCTTGATAATGAG AGCAGAAGATTCAGATCCTACGAAAGGGTATGAGTACTTTTGTGGCCAAAGGAATGTGGTAAGAAAGAAAGGCTTCCGAATAAAAAGCATCATAAGCAGCCATATGGATGCCGTGACCGTTCGAGAGACTGGAGAGCGAAATTTTTTACTTCCAGACCCTCTGTGTGACAAGTTTGTGAGAGAGCATAGATACTGA
- the LOC108329517 gene encoding L10-interacting MYB domain-containing protein isoform X1, with protein sequence MSSPTSKATWTPGFHGIFVDLCLREMLKNEPGSTRITKVGWRNIVGSFYAKTGVRYEKKQFKNHYDSTRKLWKVWVKLTDDSNMKWDPETRTFGASEEDWQNYIKINNNEAKFSQATPEAAQFQSKEIQFTDKLDIIFDGGNRVEEMKRWASLKWQNDASATSPLRGKEREKKRKHVGRDYESDSTIMVGCSPTPKASWTPAYHKMFVDLCIEETLNGNKNATHFTKEGWRNIVGSFNAKTGMRYDKKQIKNHYDSTRKLWKIWAKLIGDDKMKWDPHTNTFGASEEDWHNCIKAFPEAAQFRFKELQFSDKLRVVFDGAMPTEEMVAMIKRQNDASATLRGKEREKKRRNVGRDSGLKSAIMVNAIPISTVPSEQSMSSSSHPKVKAAWTPTVHKIFVDLCLQETLQGNKPGTHFTKEGWKNIMETFYAKTDLNYGRLQLKNHWDSTKEQWKIWCKLIGTNYMKWDPSNLRFEASEEDWNNYLQENPEASQFRLKELQFTDMLEAIFNGTTVTGETEPTAQQRKSDDSVITFPFHTKEPDTVNFDEKTECHCDAVASRIGVSIQKNASAVSSTEGKCNYSIGECIECLDRMEEIEQGSELYMFALDVFLKQEYREIFLQLKTPNLRISWLQRLQSSGPPPV encoded by the exons ATGTCCAGTCCGACTTCTAAAGCTACTTGGACACCTGGGTTCCATGGTATATTTGTTGATTTGTGCCTTCGAGAAATGCTGAAGAATGAACCCGGGTCGACGCGAATTACTAAGGTGGGTTGGAGGAACATTGTTGGATCCTTTTATGCCAAGACTGGTGTGAGATATGAAAAAAAGCAATTTAAGAATCACTATGATTCTACTAGAAAACTATGGAAAGTCTGGGTCAAGTTGACTGATGATAGCAACATGAAGTGGGATCCAGAAACGCGGACGTTTGGTGCTTCTGAGGAAGACTGGCAAAATTATATAAAG attaataataatgaagCCAAGTTTTCACAGGCAACCCCAGAAGCTGCTCAGTTTCAGTCTAAGGAAATCCAGTTTACAGACAAACTCGATATCATCTTTGACGGAGGAAATCGAGTCGAGGAAATGAAAAGGTGGGCCAGTCTCAAATGGCAGAATGATGCTTCAGCTACATCTCCTTTGCGTGGAAAAGAGCGAGAGAAGAAACGCAAGCATGTTGGTAGGGATTATGAATCAGATAGTACCATTATGGTTGGCTGTTCTCCAACACCAAAAGCTTCTTGGACACCTGCATACCATAAAATGTTTGTTGACTTGTGCATCGAAGAAACGTTGAACGGGAACAAGAATGCTACACATTTTACCAAGGAGGGCTGGAGGAATATTGTCGGATCCTTTAATGCAAAGACTGGTATGAGATACGataagaaacaaattaaaaatcattatgaTTCAACTAGGAAACTATGGAAAATCTGGGCTAAGTTGATTGGTGATGATAAGATGAAATGGGACCCTCATACCAATACGTTTGGTGCTTCTGAGGAAGATTGGCACAATTGTATAAAA GCATTCCCAGAAGCTGCACAATTTCGGTTTAAGGAGCTCCAGTTTTCTGACAAATTACGTGTAGTCTTTGATGGAGCTATGCCAACTGAGGAAATGGTAGCAATGATTAAGAGGCAAAATGATGCCTCAGCTACATTGCGTGGAAAAGAGAGGGAGAAGAAACGTAGGAATGTTGGTCGGGATAGTGGATTAAAGAGTGCCATTATGGTTAATGCCATCCCAATCAGTACAGTTCCAAGTGAGCAGAGCATGTCCAGTTCATCACATCCCAAGGTCAAAGCTGCATGGACTCCTACGGTGCACAAGATCTTTGTTGATCTATGTCTGCAGGAGACGTTACAAGGGAATAAGCCCGGGACACATTTTACAAAGGAAGGTTGGAAAAACATTATGGAAACATTTTATGCAAAAACTGATTTAAATTATGGTAGATTACAACTTAAGAATCACTGGGATTCTACCAAGGAACAATGGAAAATTTGGTGTAAGCTTATTGGCACCAATTACATGAAATGGGATCCATCTAACCTGAGGTTTGAGGCTAGTGAAGAAGATTGGAACAACTATTTACAG GAAAATCCAGAAGCTTCACAATTTCGCTTAAAGGAGCTACAATTCACTGACATGTTGGAAGCCATCTTTAATGGAACTACTGTTACTGGAGAGACTGAACCTACGGCTCAACAAAGGAAAAGTGATGATAGTGTTATTACTTTCCCTTTTCACACAAAAGAACCTGATACTGTCAACTTTGACGAGAAAACTGAATGTCATTGTGATGCGGTTGCATCAAGAATTGGTGTAAGTATTCAAAAGAATGCTAGTGCAGTTTCATCCACTGAAGGCAAATGCAATTATAGCATCGGTGAGTGCATTGAATGCCTTGATAGAATGGAAGAAATAGAACAAGGAAGTGAGCTCTACATGTTTGCTTTAGATGTATTCCTTAAGCAGGAATATAGGGAAATTTTTCTGCAATTGAAAACGCCTAATCTGAGGATCTCGTGGTTGCAGCGGCTTCAGTCTAGCGGTCCGCCTCCGGTCTAG
- the LOC108329518 gene encoding uncharacterized protein At2g39920 isoform X4 → MLIKYSSNTLYLVSQMIPFFISCFAETRSHYELESGFFMKSFTATIFVASLVTLGVLLITLVISLVIMLQSCQSKSAGVIELLNIKDYYSYCRLYSLHAALNNLEGYNLPTTCRNLGVQYIKGGQYARELDLTMSVIDDYFKNVKPLEDGLDVVLMDIDDIFPWNHSSNLFHRFYNDSTSNCIKEANNVKLMFVLRLYMYLQTGGWSIILLSREPRTYRNVTINHLVSAGFRSWSALIMRRFRSYERV, encoded by the exons ATGCTCATCAAATACAGCAGCAACACTCTGTACCTAGTCTCTCAGATGATTCCG TTTTTTATTTCGTGTTTTGCAGAGACAAGAAGCCATTATGAGCTAGAGTCAGGATTCTTCATGAAATCGTTTACTGCAACAATCTTTGTTGCTTCACTTGTCACCCTTGGGGTTTTACTAATTACGTTGGTCATTTCCTTGGTGATTATGCTGCAGTCCTGTCAAAGTAAAAGCGCTGGAGTAATCGAGCTTCTAAATATAAAGGATTATTACAGTTATTGCAGGTTGTATTCTCTGCATGCTGCGCTCAATAACTTAGAAGGATACAATCTTCCTACAACATGCAGAAACCTGGGTGTTCAATATATCAAAGGAGGTCAATATGCCAGAGAGTTGGATTTGACTATGTCTGTGATTGACGATTACTTCAAGAATGTTAAACCTTTAGAGGATGGTTTGGATGTGGTTTTGATGGACATAGATGACATTTTCCCTTGGAATCACTCTTCCAATTTGTTTCACAG GTTTTATAATGACAGCACTAGCAACTGTATTAAAGAGGCAAACAATGTAAAGCTCATGTTTGTTTTAAGATTATACATGTACCTACAAACTGGTGGATGGTCTATAATTCTGTTATCAAGAGAACCTAGAACATACCGAAACGTCACCATTAATCATCTTGTCTCTGCGGGATTTAGAAGCTGGTCTGCCTTGATAATGAG AAGATTCAGATCCTACGAAAGGGTATGA
- the LOC108329518 gene encoding uncharacterized protein At2g39920 isoform X2: MSSYAHQIQQQHSVPSLSDDSETRSHYELESGFFMKSFTATIFVASLVTLGVLLITLVISLVIMLQSCQSKSAGVIELLNIKDYYSYCRLYSLHAALNNLEGYNLPTTCRNLGVQYIKGGQYARELDLTMSVIDDYFKNVKPLEDGLDVVLMDIDDIFPWNHSSNLFHRFYNDSTSNCIKEANNVKLMFVLRLYMYLQTGGWSIILLSREPRTYRNVTINHLVSAGFRSWSALIMRAEDSDPTKGYEYFCGQRNVVRKKGFRIKSIISSHMDAVTVRETGERNFLLPDPLCDKFVREHRY; the protein is encoded by the exons ATGTCTTCATATGCTCATCAAATACAGCAGCAACACTCTGTACCTAGTCTCTCAGATGATTCCG AGACAAGAAGCCATTATGAGCTAGAGTCAGGATTCTTCATGAAATCGTTTACTGCAACAATCTTTGTTGCTTCACTTGTCACCCTTGGGGTTTTACTAATTACGTTGGTCATTTCCTTGGTGATTATGCTGCAGTCCTGTCAAAGTAAAAGCGCTGGAGTAATCGAGCTTCTAAATATAAAGGATTATTACAGTTATTGCAGGTTGTATTCTCTGCATGCTGCGCTCAATAACTTAGAAGGATACAATCTTCCTACAACATGCAGAAACCTGGGTGTTCAATATATCAAAGGAGGTCAATATGCCAGAGAGTTGGATTTGACTATGTCTGTGATTGACGATTACTTCAAGAATGTTAAACCTTTAGAGGATGGTTTGGATGTGGTTTTGATGGACATAGATGACATTTTCCCTTGGAATCACTCTTCCAATTTGTTTCACAG GTTTTATAATGACAGCACTAGCAACTGTATTAAAGAGGCAAACAATGTAAAGCTCATGTTTGTTTTAAGATTATACATGTACCTACAAACTGGTGGATGGTCTATAATTCTGTTATCAAGAGAACCTAGAACATACCGAAACGTCACCATTAATCATCTTGTCTCTGCGGGATTTAGAAGCTGGTCTGCCTTGATAATGAG AGCAGAAGATTCAGATCCTACGAAAGGGTATGAGTACTTTTGTGGCCAAAGGAATGTGGTAAGAAAGAAAGGCTTCCGAATAAAAAGCATCATAAGCAGCCATATGGATGCCGTGACCGTTCGAGAGACTGGAGAGCGAAATTTTTTACTTCCAGACCCTCTGTGTGACAAGTTTGTGAGAGAGCATAGATACTGA